In Xylanibacter ruminicola 23, a single genomic region encodes these proteins:
- a CDS encoding glycosyltransferase, giving the protein MKILFVTVRSDFGGGPRHVDQLVKNLPTDVEIYMSYPKVGDPYAELWKTDKRIKGTIFIPYRSFSVKALLELKRFVKANKIDIIHSHGNGAGMYSRMLKVLYPKVKVVHTYHGISDVYSSILKFYLSKIVGVLLSPLADLYVCVSNGEKQMALDRRFSRSNNTVVIYNGIPAPQYDNKYEALHSPLTIVTLSRFDYQKNMDSMYRIAKHWAGSKDVRFVWVGDGEDKTRLEQLAKEENVPIDFVGFTTEPMKYLLSSDLYLSTSRFEGLPYGLIEAASVGLPIVASNVKGNNEVVKDGYNGFLFENETEAIKLIKNIMADRECYKAMSAASMDFFKSNFTEEKMLNALMDEYEKLIN; this is encoded by the coding sequence ATGAAAATACTATTTGTTACCGTTCGCTCTGACTTTGGCGGAGGACCTCGGCATGTAGATCAATTGGTAAAGAATCTACCAACAGATGTTGAAATTTACATGTCTTATCCTAAAGTTGGCGATCCGTATGCTGAACTATGGAAGACAGATAAGCGAATAAAGGGCACAATTTTTATTCCGTACAGGAGTTTCTCAGTTAAGGCTTTGCTGGAGCTTAAGAGATTTGTTAAGGCTAATAAAATAGACATTATACACTCGCATGGTAATGGAGCTGGGATGTATAGCAGAATGCTGAAAGTATTGTATCCAAAAGTGAAAGTAGTACATACATATCATGGTATATCGGATGTATATAGTTCAATACTAAAATTCTATTTGTCAAAAATAGTTGGTGTATTGCTGTCGCCTTTGGCTGATTTGTATGTTTGTGTTTCAAATGGCGAGAAGCAAATGGCTCTTGACAGAAGGTTTTCCAGAAGTAATAATACCGTTGTTATATACAATGGTATCCCTGCTCCGCAATACGATAATAAATATGAAGCTTTGCACAGCCCATTGACAATAGTAACATTATCTCGTTTTGACTATCAGAAGAATATGGATAGTATGTATAGGATTGCTAAACATTGGGCTGGTTCAAAGGATGTACGATTTGTGTGGGTTGGCGATGGCGAGGATAAGACGAGATTGGAACAACTGGCGAAAGAGGAAAATGTACCAATTGACTTTGTCGGGTTTACAACTGAACCTATGAAATATCTATTATCATCGGATTTGTATTTATCTACATCGCGATTTGAGGGGCTACCTTATGGATTGATTGAAGCTGCATCAGTGGGATTGCCAATAGTGGCTTCTAATGTAAAAGGAAACAACGAAGTAGTTAAAGATGGATATAACGGCTTTTTATTTGAAAACGAGACAGAGGCAATAAAGCTTATAAAAAACATTATGGCCGATAGGGAGTGTTATAAGGCAATGTCTGCTGCATCTATGGATTTCTTTAAGAGCAATTTTACAGAAGAGAAGATGCTAAATGCATTGATGGATGAATATGAGAAGTTAATCAATTAA
- a CDS encoding DUF4747 family protein, producing the protein MEERKIRELNYKVQMINVKLMSDSRTGDAAYTDIIKKINQEKVSIPIRGDRHMILRTLFNNVVEVNGRNWDVLYGSISTYTVIDGKDWINLENMEVESVDLPRNTFPNLKESDFFFVPGAHRMAFVMKSGFSANAVEKFLNEAVAQVIEEGEDFLVTKEQDESDFEQIFQADIVKKLEIDVSYSNQDNGDEAMEFMDDQMKAAHMKRLKIEGTPDNTGNIDVNVRILKGAIGLAQHYGKVTASIIKDGVSSKIVTDWHPKTLAIRCKETLLRKNIVTQVVNLFRNNGNG; encoded by the coding sequence ATGGAAGAAAGAAAAATTAGAGAACTGAACTATAAAGTTCAGATGATTAACGTAAAGTTGATGTCGGACAGCCGTACTGGTGATGCTGCTTATACTGACATTATTAAGAAGATAAACCAGGAAAAGGTTTCGATCCCAATTAGAGGGGATAGGCATATGATTTTACGTACGCTGTTTAATAATGTGGTTGAAGTGAATGGCAGAAACTGGGACGTATTGTATGGAAGCATCTCAACATATACTGTGATCGATGGCAAGGATTGGATTAATCTGGAGAATATGGAGGTGGAGAGTGTTGACCTTCCAAGAAATACATTCCCCAATCTGAAGGAATCTGATTTCTTCTTTGTACCAGGTGCACACCGAATGGCTTTTGTGATGAAAAGTGGCTTCAGCGCAAATGCTGTAGAGAAGTTCTTAAATGAGGCTGTAGCACAGGTTATAGAAGAAGGGGAGGATTTCTTGGTGACAAAAGAACAGGATGAGTCGGACTTTGAACAGATATTCCAGGCTGATATCGTAAAGAAACTTGAGATTGACGTATCGTATAGTAATCAGGACAATGGCGATGAAGCGATGGAATTTATGGATGACCAGATGAAGGCTGCTCATATGAAACGATTGAAAATAGAAGGTACTCCAGATAATACCGGTAACATAGATGTTAATGTGAGAATTCTTAAAGGTGCTATCGGATTGGCTCAGCATTATGGAAAGGTTACGGCCTCAATTATAAAAGATGGTGTATCATCTAAGATTGTTACAGATTGGCACCCCAAAACACTTGCAATTAGATGCAAGGAGACACTTCTACGTAAGAATATAGTGACGCAAGTGGTGAACTTATTTAGAAATAATGGTAATGGATGA
- a CDS encoding NAD-dependent epimerase/dehydratase family protein, which produces MNYIITGGTGFIGTHLTNLLNEVHPEAKVWNLDIVKPGTPNPVVKNYKSAVRDGEQLGSTYIECDIRKPIGELSFTPTAEDVIFNFAAVHRTPGHEDIEYFETNIRGAENVCAFAEKYGIKNMVFTSSIAPYGASEQLKTEDTLPTPNTPYGISKLVAEKIHMAWQKGGEGRKLTIVRPGVVFGRGENGNFSRLYWGIRKHTFAYPGRKDTIKACVYVKELVRFILWNVEERKTSFDIYNCTFEPAYTIEQIVKAMKKVTGLSQSVPYIPNSIIMPMAVCAKMVGSPMGICPARVKKLQISTNICGKKMASSGYQMKWTFEEALADWYEDNKQQCLE; this is translated from the coding sequence ATGAATTATATTATTACTGGCGGTACCGGTTTTATTGGTACCCATCTGACGAATCTTTTGAACGAAGTACATCCAGAGGCCAAGGTGTGGAATCTGGATATAGTAAAGCCTGGAACTCCTAACCCTGTAGTGAAGAACTATAAGTCTGCGGTTAGGGATGGTGAGCAGCTGGGATCAACTTATATAGAGTGCGATATCAGGAAACCAATAGGAGAACTGTCTTTTACGCCGACAGCAGAGGATGTGATATTTAACTTCGCAGCTGTGCATCGTACACCTGGTCACGAGGATATAGAGTATTTTGAAACGAATATCCGTGGAGCTGAGAACGTGTGTGCATTTGCTGAGAAATATGGCATTAAGAATATGGTGTTTACATCGAGCATAGCACCATATGGCGCCTCTGAACAACTGAAGACTGAGGATACGCTGCCTACACCAAACACACCTTATGGTATATCGAAACTGGTGGCAGAGAAGATTCATATGGCATGGCAGAAGGGGGGTGAAGGCAGAAAACTAACAATCGTTCGCCCAGGTGTGGTATTCGGTCGTGGCGAAAACGGCAACTTCTCTCGACTGTATTGGGGCATCCGCAAACATACATTTGCCTATCCTGGTCGTAAGGATACCATCAAGGCCTGTGTGTATGTAAAAGAGTTGGTGCGCTTTATCCTATGGAATGTAGAGGAGCGTAAGACATCGTTTGACATCTATAACTGCACCTTTGAACCAGCCTATACCATCGAGCAGATAGTAAAGGCAATGAAAAAGGTAACAGGCCTGTCGCAATCAGTGCCATATATCCCCAATAGTATCATTATGCCAATGGCAGTTTGTGCTAAGATGGTAGGTAGCCCCATGGGCATCTGTCCCGCAAGAGTAAAGAAACTGCAGATCTCAACCAACATCTGTGGCAAGAAAATGGCTTCGTCGGGTTATCAAATGAAATGGACATTCGAAGAAGCATTAGCAGATTGGTATGAGGACAACAAGCAGCAGTGCTTGGAGTAA
- a CDS encoding serine protease produces the protein MMNYQDEMKSVTVRVANGSGVIIKPLADDCFYILTAYHVVKGKTVDEIIFDFLSTSPFTNKTVKAKRIIYNEELDAAILIVEKDDSEIVQFVPSNIRQNGAVHWHTGYPNNQNSYGKANSCKLHDFNTWLGTYDHNFEEYKYPNHIKQEELNGMSGGGIFDDNHHLLGVHMKLAASEEKEQLGKNVMIPWSCFERVIAENGLPTIYQCNFEVFMNEMFNFDNNLGAKEKLKTLLMMMSHYRAGMLDLSPLQCYDAFQKSRKTNNYLLGSELQKDDWVKFGEFIVALKAVWGLDAANNLDEVFPRFQYVQSEKDFDIYSAPSALDPSVLGTVSDVNVVFVVGGIQSKGYKQDVRGKDILDIAIGLEPKQEFNIARNGRENMGGFVYVNAHFFKDAMVAFTDEIRDYDGDKMEYYRNLITSKI, from the coding sequence ATGATGAATTATCAGGACGAGATGAAATCAGTAACGGTCAGAGTAGCCAATGGCAGTGGCGTAATCATAAAGCCATTGGCTGATGACTGTTTCTATATATTGACTGCATATCATGTGGTGAAAGGAAAGACTGTTGACGAAATAATCTTCGACTTCCTATCCACATCCCCATTCACAAATAAGACCGTCAAGGCTAAACGAATCATTTATAATGAAGAACTTGATGCTGCTATTCTCATTGTAGAAAAGGATGATAGTGAGATAGTGCAGTTTGTGCCAAGTAACATCCGCCAAAACGGTGCTGTCCACTGGCATACTGGCTATCCAAACAACCAGAACAGCTATGGTAAGGCCAATAGTTGTAAACTGCATGACTTTAATACATGGTTAGGAACGTATGACCATAACTTTGAGGAATATAAGTATCCGAATCATATCAAGCAAGAAGAGTTGAATGGTATGTCGGGTGGTGGAATATTTGACGACAACCATCACTTGTTGGGCGTACACATGAAACTTGCAGCAAGCGAAGAAAAAGAGCAACTGGGCAAGAACGTGATGATACCATGGAGTTGCTTTGAACGAGTGATAGCAGAGAATGGATTACCAACAATATACCAGTGTAATTTTGAGGTATTCATGAATGAGATGTTCAATTTCGACAACAATCTTGGAGCCAAAGAGAAACTGAAAACTCTACTCATGATGATGTCTCATTATAGAGCAGGAATGTTGGACTTATCACCACTGCAATGCTACGATGCTTTTCAGAAAAGCCGCAAAACTAATAATTATCTGTTGGGTTCAGAACTACAGAAAGATGATTGGGTAAAATTTGGAGAGTTCATTGTAGCACTGAAAGCCGTATGGGGATTGGATGCTGCCAACAATCTGGATGAAGTGTTTCCCCGATTTCAGTATGTGCAGTCTGAAAAAGACTTTGATATCTACTCAGCGCCTAGTGCACTAGACCCGAGTGTACTTGGAACCGTGAGTGACGTGAACGTAGTGTTTGTGGTAGGAGGCATACAGTCCAAGGGATACAAGCAGGACGTAAGGGGTAAGGATATATTGGATATAGCCATAGGATTAGAGCCCAAACAAGAGTTTAACATAGCGAGGAACGGCAGAGAGAACATGGGAGGTTTTGTATATGTGAATGCTCACTTTTTTAAGGATGCGATGGTAGCGTTTACAGACGAAATCAGGGATTATGACGGTGATAAGATGGAATACTACAGAAATTTGATAACGAGCAAGATATGA
- the istB gene encoding IS21-like element helper ATPase IstB, which produces MNSQETVIQLRELKLKGMADAFESILSLPVQNRPAMEATIARLAEAEAQDRRNRKTEMYLKTSRLRYTALIEDVICGTDRNFTKDDLAAFADCSFIRRHENLLIQGKCGCGKSFIACALGRQACMLGYRTAYLNMNSFVEKVALSKLDGTFLKMITSLERNDLLILDDFGLQPMDTNTRLAMLQILEERYERKSVIIVSQLPINKWYDYIGDPTLADAIMDRLVSNANKIELKGDSMRQKKKK; this is translated from the coding sequence ATGAACTCACAAGAAACCGTTATACAACTCAGAGAACTCAAACTCAAGGGCATGGCAGATGCTTTTGAGTCAATCCTCAGTCTGCCAGTACAGAACCGCCCAGCAATGGAAGCAACTATAGCCAGGCTGGCAGAGGCAGAAGCTCAGGACAGAAGGAACCGCAAGACAGAGATGTATCTCAAGACTAGTCGATTAAGATATACCGCACTGATAGAGGACGTTATCTGCGGCACGGACCGTAACTTTACGAAGGACGATCTTGCAGCATTTGCAGACTGCTCCTTTATACGTCGCCATGAGAACTTGCTCATACAGGGCAAGTGCGGATGTGGAAAATCTTTTATTGCCTGCGCCTTAGGGCGCCAGGCTTGTATGTTAGGATACAGGACGGCTTACCTCAATATGAACAGCTTCGTAGAGAAGGTGGCACTCAGCAAGCTCGATGGTACCTTCCTGAAAATGATCACTTCACTTGAGCGGAACGACCTGCTTATACTCGATGACTTTGGACTGCAACCAATGGACACCAACACACGTCTGGCCATGCTGCAGATACTAGAAGAAAGGTATGAGAGGAAGTCCGTTATCATCGTCTCTCAGCTGCCTATTAATAAATGGTATGACTACATAGGAGATCCCACTCTGGCCGATGCCATCATGGACAGATTGGTGTCAAATGCGAATAAAATTGAATTAAAAGGTGATTCTATGCGTCAGAAAAAGAAAAAATAA
- a CDS encoding nucleoid-associated protein → MNENIKIANAIVHYVGNRVAEEGIKTSSHSLYIDDAMENMLKYYFLSPFKLEALCHFYHEAELKMNEVYSHVSAIFDDNNTLVEKSIDIAGCLYEHSNHPKINGGDFFVVLFKNCEVDHKLVDAIGLFKAENKERFLKVKHEKDDVSVDFDMGVNVQKLDKGCLIFNIEKEHGYVVAVVDRTKRGAEAKYWIDDFLHVVPRNDGYNQTKRAINVCKDYVKSLTESVDKNERAMMLNRLTDFLKRGDFDLKEMVGCVFDDEKTAQGFLKYNQDAITEDGNGVVDHFKTEPLALKKLSFGNMTNIKLDDNFGISIRGGENLLEKGYDEEKGMKYYKLYFKEEK, encoded by the coding sequence ATGAATGAGAATATAAAAATAGCAAACGCTATAGTGCATTATGTTGGTAATAGAGTGGCGGAAGAGGGGATAAAGACCTCTTCCCACTCGTTGTATATAGATGATGCGATGGAGAATATGCTAAAATATTATTTCCTATCTCCATTTAAACTTGAGGCTCTCTGCCACTTCTACCATGAGGCTGAGTTAAAGATGAATGAGGTTTATTCTCATGTTTCTGCTATCTTTGATGACAACAATACTCTGGTAGAGAAGTCGATAGATATCGCAGGATGTTTATATGAGCATAGTAATCATCCAAAAATTAATGGAGGTGATTTTTTTGTGGTACTGTTTAAAAACTGCGAAGTAGACCATAAACTAGTGGATGCGATAGGATTGTTTAAAGCAGAGAATAAAGAACGTTTTTTGAAGGTGAAGCACGAAAAGGACGATGTGTCTGTTGATTTTGATATGGGGGTAAATGTGCAAAAACTGGATAAAGGCTGCTTGATATTTAATATAGAAAAAGAACATGGTTATGTTGTGGCTGTTGTAGATAGGACAAAACGTGGTGCTGAAGCTAAATACTGGATTGATGACTTCTTGCATGTGGTTCCAAGAAATGATGGTTATAATCAGACGAAAAGGGCCATTAATGTATGTAAGGATTATGTGAAGTCGCTAACAGAGAGTGTAGATAAGAATGAAAGGGCAATGATGCTCAATAGGTTGACGGACTTTCTGAAAAGAGGCGATTTTGACTTGAAAGAGATGGTTGGCTGTGTTTTTGATGATGAAAAGACCGCGCAGGGCTTTTTGAAGTATAATCAAGATGCAATCACAGAGGATGGTAATGGCGTGGTGGACCATTTTAAAACGGAACCACTGGCATTAAAGAAGCTCTCGTTCGGCAATATGACAAACATCAAGCTGGATGATAATTTTGGCATCAGCATCCGAGGTGGGGAGAATCTCCTGGAAAAAGGCTATGATGAAGAAAAAGGAATGAAATACTATAAGTTGTATTTTAAGGAGGAGAAGTAA
- a CDS encoding ABC-three component system middle component 1 has translation MNITEFYEMFDQDVFDIQSKVDVFITKPLNHDDLRDKWQDIRNDIAERQRMIEDEFERWNHYLFYLAEEDAANDISLKYKIEHDTVSSRKIVISTKDYRMGDFEEVIGRYIKYSFDDSVYMELEDFKKSSKIVKLINKG, from the coding sequence ATGAATATAACAGAGTTTTACGAAATGTTTGATCAGGATGTGTTTGACATCCAGTCGAAGGTAGATGTGTTTATCACGAAGCCATTGAATCATGATGATTTGCGGGATAAATGGCAAGACATCAGGAATGACATAGCCGAACGCCAGCGAATGATAGAAGACGAGTTTGAACGCTGGAACCACTATCTATTCTATCTTGCTGAAGAGGATGCAGCGAACGATATATCCTTAAAATATAAGATAGAACACGACACCGTCTCGTCGCGAAAGATAGTCATATCAACCAAGGATTATCGCATGGGTGATTTTGAAGAGGTGATAGGCCGCTATATCAAATATTCATTTGATGATAGTGTTTATATGGAGTTGGAAGATTTCAAGAAGAGTTCAAAGATAGTGAAACTGATAAATAAAGGCTGA
- a CDS encoding glycosyltransferase, whose translation MKVAIIQEWLVTVGGSDKVVKAIYDVFPDADIFTLVAKKEICDELGIPWEKVHTSFIQKMPFGAKKHRAYLPLFPFAIEQFDLRGYDVVISSSHCVAKGVLTKEDQLHISYVHSPIRYVWDMYNEYLEESNLTEGLKSWLVRYLLHRIRKWDMLSSFRVDYYISNSDYVGRRIKETYRRDSVTIHPNIDISRFELCEDKQDYYLTSSRLVAYKKIDAVIEAFNQMPDKKLVVIGGGPNLEEYKKLAGPNVTVMGYQPFDVLKEKMQHAKAFVFAPDEDFGMIPIEAESCGTPVIAYGHGGSLETVSDGKTGLFFKEQTPEAIMEAVKHFESMGEQPFSPRVCREWAEGFSEERFKREIKEFVEQKYKEFKS comes from the coding sequence ATGAAAGTAGCAATCATACAAGAATGGCTCGTTACGGTTGGTGGGTCTGATAAAGTGGTGAAGGCGATATATGACGTATTCCCTGATGCAGATATATTTACGCTTGTAGCCAAAAAAGAGATTTGTGATGAATTGGGCATCCCTTGGGAAAAGGTACATACATCTTTTATACAGAAGATGCCATTTGGTGCAAAGAAACATCGTGCTTATCTGCCGTTGTTCCCGTTTGCTATTGAGCAGTTTGATCTCCGCGGGTATGATGTTGTTATCTCTTCATCGCATTGTGTGGCAAAAGGTGTTTTAACCAAGGAGGATCAACTGCATATCAGTTATGTTCACTCTCCGATACGCTATGTTTGGGATATGTATAATGAGTATCTGGAAGAGTCGAACTTGACCGAGGGCTTAAAGAGTTGGTTGGTAAGATACCTGTTGCATAGAATCAGAAAATGGGATATGCTGAGCAGTTTCCGTGTGGACTATTATATCAGTAACTCTGACTACGTAGGTCGTCGAATTAAGGAGACTTACCGTAGAGATTCTGTGACGATACACCCTAACATTGATATCTCACGATTTGAACTATGTGAGGATAAACAAGACTATTACCTAACCAGTAGTCGGTTGGTGGCATATAAAAAGATCGATGCTGTTATAGAGGCATTTAATCAGATGCCAGACAAGAAATTGGTGGTTATAGGTGGTGGCCCTAATTTGGAAGAATACAAAAAGCTTGCAGGCCCTAATGTAACAGTAATGGGCTATCAGCCCTTTGATGTATTAAAAGAGAAAATGCAGCATGCCAAAGCATTTGTGTTTGCACCAGACGAGGATTTTGGTATGATACCCATTGAAGCAGAGAGCTGCGGAACACCGGTAATAGCTTATGGTCACGGTGGCTCGCTGGAGACTGTAAGTGATGGTAAAACAGGATTATTCTTTAAAGAGCAAACGCCAGAGGCAATTATGGAGGCAGTGAAGCATTTTGAGAGTATGGGTGAGCAGCCTTTCTCACCACGAGTTTGTAGAGAGTGGGCTGAGGGTTTTTCAGAAGAACGTTTTAAGAGAGAAATTAAAGAATTTGTAGAGCAAAAATACAAGGAGTTTAAATCATGA
- the istA gene encoding IS21 family transposase — translation MSKLKRAFQMLAASIPHREICGQLHMGRGVLAKYKKAADERHLSYADGGRMNEVDLESFLKSTRPESAPSDARIVLDGLIPDYVSDLAHNRYLTIQHLHENYKREHPDGYGYTQFKKAIRDYQYAHNLSFHNTYMPGEEMQIDFAGDALWLTDPLTGEITSVVVLVCTLPFSGMAYAKALPDASMEYFFGGLSDAFSYFGGTVRRAKSDNMKQWVKKNDRYEPVFTDAALEWAAYYDTTLEACRVRKPRDKGSVEGAVRKIYNAIYAPLHDEVISDLNSMNSRISELLDDFNSKPSKVTGRSRFDIFEAEEKPSLGELPDTPFRFRYRKEVKLSGNYHVQVAGRKYSVPYQYVGQHLTVVWDIDTVEVYAGNTRISTHDRYGIKDPFTHDEDMPPEHLEYMRTKACNAAYFLEKSEEIGPYTRQAMEAILKRSRHVEQNYGSCHGVLSLNRRYGSIRLENACKRLAGYRSVNYTMIKNILEKNLDMAGDQEPVSQMPQNDYVRGAEAFNI, via the coding sequence ATGAGCAAGTTAAAAAGAGCATTTCAAATGCTGGCGGCAAGCATCCCACACCGCGAAATCTGTGGACAACTGCACATGGGACGTGGCGTACTTGCCAAGTACAAGAAGGCGGCTGATGAAAGACATCTGTCGTATGCAGATGGAGGCCGCATGAACGAGGTCGACCTTGAGTCGTTCCTCAAGTCAACAAGACCCGAATCAGCACCATCTGATGCCAGAATTGTCCTCGATGGTCTGATTCCTGATTATGTGTCAGATCTGGCCCATAACCGCTATCTGACCATACAGCATCTCCATGAGAACTATAAGCGTGAACATCCCGACGGCTATGGTTACACTCAGTTTAAGAAAGCTATCCGTGACTATCAGTATGCCCACAACTTGAGTTTTCATAACACCTATATGCCTGGTGAAGAGATGCAGATTGACTTTGCTGGTGATGCCTTGTGGCTAACAGACCCTCTGACAGGCGAAATCACCAGCGTAGTGGTGTTAGTCTGCACGCTTCCTTTCAGTGGAATGGCTTATGCAAAGGCACTTCCTGACGCCTCTATGGAGTATTTCTTTGGAGGTTTATCTGATGCCTTCAGCTATTTTGGAGGGACAGTGCGCAGAGCCAAGAGTGACAACATGAAGCAATGGGTAAAGAAGAACGACCGTTACGAACCTGTTTTCACTGACGCTGCGCTAGAATGGGCTGCATACTACGACACAACGCTTGAAGCGTGTCGCGTAAGGAAACCTCGCGATAAAGGCTCTGTAGAAGGTGCAGTCAGGAAAATCTACAACGCTATCTATGCGCCTCTTCATGATGAGGTTATCAGTGACCTGAACAGCATGAACAGCCGTATTTCAGAACTGCTGGATGATTTTAACTCAAAACCATCGAAAGTTACAGGCAGAAGTCGTTTTGACATTTTTGAGGCAGAAGAGAAACCATCTCTTGGAGAACTGCCTGATACTCCTTTCCGCTTCCGTTATCGCAAAGAGGTCAAGCTGTCAGGTAACTATCATGTACAAGTGGCAGGCCGTAAATATAGCGTGCCATATCAGTATGTAGGACAACATCTTACCGTCGTATGGGATATCGACACTGTGGAGGTCTACGCTGGCAATACACGTATCAGTACGCACGACCGTTATGGCATCAAGGATCCCTTTACCCATGATGAAGATATGCCTCCCGAGCATCTGGAATACATGCGTACAAAGGCGTGCAATGCAGCCTACTTCCTGGAAAAGTCGGAAGAAATCGGGCCTTATACAAGACAGGCTATGGAGGCGATTCTTAAGCGTAGCAGACATGTAGAGCAGAATTATGGCTCATGTCATGGCGTACTCAGTCTGAATCGCAGATATGGCAGTATAAGACTTGAGAATGCTTGCAAAAGGCTTGCTGGATATAGGTCTGTCAACTATACGATGATAAAGAATATCCTGGAGAAGAACCTCGACATGGCAGGCGATCAGGAACCTGTATCACAGATGCCCCAGAACGACTACGTAAGGGGAGCAGAAGCATTTAATATCTAA
- a CDS encoding ComEC/Rec2 family competence protein — translation MITVDIEVIKAYYGDCIFVTICYDGKEYIIMIDGGTPRTYIHRGRYGRTEDGNLKQKLEKLKKAGKAIDLLIITHVDDDHVGGVLAWYHEEIPSSEFVKQIWMNDDVEVNIGKGLENTSAQVASLKEILEENNVPFENKIVKGRVFQFEWGRLIALAPTAEAHNKIAEDIGDELNNTTNDRYDEDIKKLLKEPYERGTCTPENDASMAFLLQTKDGENCLLLGDANIDVVMDTLEHTAGIELPLKCKWLKLSHHGSKNNFSPELLEKIVAENYIVSTNGLKFGHPDKEVISYIVGKTDAKLWFNYPERAEKIFTEQDKQDYPDLAERLRYF, via the coding sequence ATGATAACAGTTGATATAGAAGTGATAAAGGCATATTACGGAGACTGTATCTTCGTAACAATCTGTTATGATGGAAAAGAATATATCATCATGATAGATGGTGGTACTCCTAGGACCTATATCCATCGTGGTAGATATGGAAGAACAGAGGATGGTAATCTGAAACAAAAGTTGGAAAAACTGAAAAAAGCAGGTAAGGCTATAGACCTGCTAATCATTACACATGTAGATGATGACCATGTGGGAGGCGTATTGGCGTGGTACCATGAAGAAATTCCATCATCGGAGTTCGTGAAGCAGATTTGGATGAACGACGATGTAGAAGTAAACATCGGAAAGGGATTGGAGAATACTTCCGCACAGGTGGCTTCGCTAAAGGAAATACTGGAAGAAAACAATGTGCCGTTTGAAAATAAGATTGTCAAAGGAAGAGTATTTCAGTTTGAATGGGGAAGACTTATAGCTCTGGCACCAACGGCGGAAGCCCATAACAAAATAGCGGAGGACATTGGTGACGAACTGAATAACACTACAAATGACCGTTATGATGAGGACATCAAAAAGCTATTGAAAGAGCCATACGAACGAGGCACCTGCACACCAGAGAATGATGCTTCGATGGCTTTCCTGCTTCAAACAAAGGACGGCGAGAACTGCTTACTGCTGGGAGATGCCAACATAGATGTAGTGATGGACACACTGGAACATACAGCAGGAATAGAGCTACCTCTGAAATGTAAATGGTTAAAACTGTCGCATCATGGCAGCAAAAACAACTTTTCCCCAGAACTATTAGAGAAGATAGTGGCAGAGAATTATATTGTCTCAACTAATGGCTTGAAGTTCGGCCACCCTGATAAAGAAGTGATATCGTATATAGTGGGTAAGACCGATGCCAAACTGTGGTTTAACTATCCTGAAAGGGCAGAGAAGATATTTACTGAACAAGATAAACAGGATTATCCGGACTTAGCGGAGCGACTAAGGTACTTTTGA